A genomic window from Leptolyngbya sp. BL0902 includes:
- a CDS encoding AAA family ATPase: MSDLQAAINRIGKTLGSVVVGQETLVQQLLVALLAGGHVILEGVPGTGKTLLVRVLSRLIQSDFARIQLTPDILPSDISGTNVFDLTNRTFTLKRGPVFTQVLLADEINRTPPKTQSALLEAMEEQQVTLDGTSHPLPDLFWVVATQNPLEFEGTYPLPEAQLDRFLFKLVVDYPAPAAEKQMLLNAQAGFEAKRLDISQLKPIVSANHILAARKEAKAVPVQESILDYLLALAHKTRQHPDLELGTSPRSTVQWLAASKAHAWINGQEYVTPDNVKAVAPALLRHRLVLGAEAQLDGLTTDRVIQSVLDAVAVPR, encoded by the coding sequence CGGCGATCAATCGCATTGGCAAAACCCTTGGCAGCGTGGTGGTGGGGCAGGAGACCCTGGTGCAGCAGCTTTTGGTGGCGTTGCTGGCGGGGGGACATGTGATTTTGGAGGGGGTGCCGGGGACGGGGAAAACCCTGCTGGTGCGGGTGTTGTCGCGGCTGATTCAGTCGGATTTTGCCCGGATTCAGCTCACGCCGGACATTCTGCCCTCGGACATTTCCGGCACCAACGTGTTTGACCTCACCAACCGCACCTTCACCCTCAAGCGTGGCCCGGTGTTTACCCAGGTGCTGCTGGCGGACGAAATCAACCGCACTCCGCCCAAAACCCAGTCTGCCCTGCTGGAGGCGATGGAGGAGCAGCAAGTGACCCTGGACGGCACCAGTCACCCCCTGCCCGACCTGTTTTGGGTGGTGGCCACCCAGAACCCCCTGGAGTTTGAGGGCACCTATCCCCTACCGGAGGCCCAACTCGACCGCTTTCTCTTTAAGCTGGTGGTGGATTATCCCGCCCCCGCCGCCGAAAAGCAGATGCTCCTCAATGCCCAGGCCGGATTTGAGGCGAAACGGCTGGACATTAGCCAGCTCAAGCCCATCGTCAGCGCTAATCACATTCTGGCGGCGCGAAAGGAAGCCAAGGCCGTCCCCGTCCAGGAGTCGATTTTGGATTACCTGCTGGCCCTGGCCCACAAAACCCGCCAGCACCCCGACCTAGAACTGGGCACCTCCCCCCGATCCACGGTGCAGTGGTTGGCGGCCAGCAAGGCCCACGCCTGGATCAACGGCCAAGAGTACGTTACCCCCGACAACGTCAAAGCCGTCGCCCCCGCCCTGTTGCGCCATCGCCTGGTGCTGGGGGCCGAAGCCCAACTGGATGGCCTGACCACGGATCGCGTCATCCAAAGCGTGCTGGATGCCGTGGCGGTGCCCCGCTGA
- a CDS encoding DUF2281 domain-containing protein has protein sequence MLSAAHLEQALLDHLRQLPTEKQQEVLDFAEFLRQKVSSPPALPAKPSLQQLARLPLSQRHQALEPFVTETAKDFRDDPELTEFAALDSEDWEFPDDEP, from the coding sequence ATGCTCAGCGCCGCCCACCTCGAACAAGCCCTCCTCGACCACCTACGCCAACTCCCCACCGAAAAGCAGCAAGAAGTCCTCGACTTTGCCGAATTTCTGAGACAAAAAGTTTCGTCACCTCCGGCACTCCCCGCTAAACCATCCCTGCAACAGTTGGCCCGTCTGCCCCTATCCCAGCGGCACCAGGCGCTAGAACCGTTCGTCACCGAAACCGCTAAAGACTTCAGAGATGATCCCGAACTCACCGAGTTTGCCGCCCTAGATAGCGAAGACTGGGAGTTTCCCGATGATGAACCCTAA
- a CDS encoding DUF58 domain-containing protein: MAIVPTGKTYGLLLGGGLGATLLANFFDTPNRLMLALLALGLFDGLVLLAMLWDGWRVNSRRATITRDRLHRLSIGRDNPITLQAEAPHRTRLRLFDNYPTDFDGTAMPLTVDLQAREPETLTFTVHPKRRGEYPWGDVQIQQLSPLGLAWADWTIPAAAPVAVYPDLIGLHQLSVKLALQSTGTLKQRRRLGVGTEFAELREYGIGDDLRFIDWKATARLSQPLVRVLEPEREQTLLILLDRGRLMTAQVQGLTRFDWGMNAALSLALAGVSRGDRVGLGVFDRTLHTWLPPKGGRANFQRMIERLTPIDPVLEESDYLAAATHAAQQQHRRSLVVIITDIVDETASAELLSALARLRPRHLPFCITLRDPAIDRQAHQPTTEVDAAYQRAVALDLLSQRETAFARLKKRGVLVLDAPAHQIVEPLVESYLRIKSQSRL; encoded by the coding sequence ATGGCCATCGTTCCCACGGGCAAAACCTACGGTCTGCTGCTGGGGGGCGGGCTGGGGGCAACGCTGTTGGCCAACTTTTTTGATACGCCCAACCGTCTGATGCTGGCACTGCTGGCATTGGGACTATTTGACGGTCTGGTGCTGCTGGCGATGCTGTGGGACGGCTGGCGGGTCAACTCCCGACGGGCCACCATCACGCGGGATCGGCTTCATCGCCTCTCCATTGGCCGAGACAACCCCATCACCCTCCAGGCCGAAGCACCCCACCGCACCCGCCTGCGCCTGTTCGACAACTACCCCACCGACTTCGACGGCACCGCCATGCCGCTGACCGTCGATCTCCAGGCCCGTGAGCCGGAAACCCTCACCTTCACCGTCCACCCCAAACGGCGCGGCGAATACCCCTGGGGCGATGTGCAGATTCAACAACTCAGTCCCCTGGGCCTCGCTTGGGCCGATTGGACGATCCCCGCCGCCGCCCCAGTGGCCGTCTACCCCGACCTGATCGGCCTGCACCAGCTTTCCGTCAAGCTCGCCCTCCAGTCCACGGGAACCCTGAAGCAGCGGCGACGACTGGGCGTAGGCACCGAATTTGCCGAACTGCGGGAATACGGCATCGGCGACGACCTGCGCTTCATCGACTGGAAGGCCACCGCCCGCCTCAGTCAGCCCCTCGTCCGTGTGCTGGAGCCAGAGCGGGAACAAACCCTGCTGATTTTGCTGGATCGCGGTCGGCTGATGACGGCCCAGGTGCAAGGGCTCACCCGATTTGATTGGGGCATGAATGCGGCCCTCTCCTTGGCGCTGGCGGGGGTCAGTCGCGGCGACCGCGTCGGCCTGGGCGTGTTTGACCGCACCCTGCACACCTGGCTCCCCCCCAAGGGCGGACGGGCCAATTTTCAACGGATGATCGAACGGCTCACCCCCATCGACCCCGTCCTAGAAGAATCCGACTACCTAGCCGCCGCCACCCACGCCGCCCAACAACAGCACCGCCGCTCTCTGGTGGTCATCATCACCGACATCGTGGACGAAACCGCCAGCGCCGAATTGCTCTCGGCCCTGGCCCGCCTGCGCCCCCGCCACCTGCCCTTCTGCATCACCCTACGCGACCCCGCCATCGACCGCCAAGCCCACCAGCCCACCACCGAAGTCGATGCCGCCTACCAACGGGCGGTGGCGCTGGATTTGCTGAGCCAGCGAGAAACGGCCTTTGCCCGCCTAAAAAAACGAGGGGTTTTGGTGCTGGATGCCCCCGCCCACCAAATCGTAGAACCCCTGGTGGAAAGTTATTTACGAATTAAGAGTCAGAGTAGGTTGTGA
- a CDS encoding element excision factor XisI family protein encodes MDQSLNYTDILKKTLQEAVVNQPRLQAIKLYPVCDTESGHFLVLATGWDKQTWMDTILFHARLVGQQVIIEEDNFEESLTQTLITNGIKQEDIVTHLEPTFAA; translated from the coding sequence ATGGATCAGTCATTAAATTACACAGACATCCTTAAAAAAACCTTGCAAGAGGCCGTAGTAAACCAGCCCCGCCTACAGGCCATCAAACTCTATCCCGTTTGCGATACTGAATCCGGCCACTTCTTAGTACTAGCCACAGGCTGGGACAAACAAACCTGGATGGACACCATCCTATTCCATGCACGATTGGTCGGCCAACAAGTCATCATCGAAGAAGACAACTTTGAGGAAAGCTTAACTCAAACCCTAATCACTAATGGTATTAAGCAGGAAGATATCGTCACCCATTTAGAACCCACATTTGCCGCCTAA
- a CDS encoding phosphodiester glycosidase family protein, with translation MMRIQPWSFGLAAWGCVACSPIPTAGSTDASLPAPPSLPQPPIYETLALPSATVHWVTIPDPVRYPVRVAVADTLTPVEAMADGVCGTEGCAVALNAGFFDPNNGLTTSAVVINGELEANPRQNPRLMDNPDLASYLDQILNRSEFRRYTCDGWPRYAISFHQDPAPVGCLLAESVGAGPQLLPHSTAIAEGFLDPATGRDAIGSQATNARSALGLTADGAIVLVMVAQVPGVSPSGLSLPDLATLMAERGVVQALNLDGGSSSTLRVDGITHYGRLNSAGEWVQRPVKSILWVSSQPAVMP, from the coding sequence ATGATGAGAATCCAACCATGGAGCTTTGGCCTTGCTGCCTGGGGATGCGTCGCCTGTAGCCCGATCCCCACAGCGGGGTCAACGGACGCATCTTTGCCTGCGCCGCCATCCCTCCCCCAGCCTCCAATCTACGAAACCCTAGCCCTACCCTCGGCCACCGTGCATTGGGTCACAATTCCCGACCCGGTGCGCTATCCGGTGAGGGTAGCCGTGGCCGACACCCTCACCCCTGTAGAAGCCATGGCCGACGGCGTCTGTGGCACCGAAGGCTGTGCGGTGGCCCTCAATGCGGGCTTCTTTGACCCTAACAATGGCCTCACTACATCCGCCGTAGTCATCAACGGCGAGCTAGAGGCCAATCCGCGCCAAAACCCTCGTCTGATGGACAACCCAGACCTAGCCAGCTATCTCGATCAAATCCTCAACCGCTCAGAATTCCGCCGCTATACCTGCGATGGCTGGCCTCGCTATGCCATTAGCTTCCACCAAGATCCTGCACCAGTGGGCTGTCTCCTAGCGGAATCTGTAGGCGCTGGCCCTCAACTTCTGCCCCACAGCACTGCCATCGCAGAAGGCTTCCTCGACCCCGCCACAGGCCGCGATGCCATCGGTAGCCAAGCTACCAACGCCCGATCCGCCCTAGGGTTAACTGCCGATGGAGCCATCGTGTTGGTGATGGTGGCTCAAGTGCCAGGAGTATCGCCGTCGGGGCTGAGTTTACCCGACTTGGCCACCCTAATGGCTGAACGGGGCGTTGTACAAGCCCTAAACCTCGATGGCGGTAGTTCGTCTACCCTGAGAGTTGATGGCATAACTCACTACGGACGCCTCAACTCAGCGGGGGAATGGGTGCAGCGTCCCGTGAAATCCATCCTGTGGGTGAGCTCCCAGCCTGCCGTGATGCCCTAG
- a CDS encoding AbrB/MazE/SpoVT family DNA-binding domain-containing protein — MSNPNHAFLVASGQNQVLTIPSEFTLPSSEVLLRKEGNRLIIEPIQPGSLLALLSTLEDIADPFPDTDAETLSLDDIML; from the coding sequence ATGTCAAACCCAAATCATGCTTTTCTTGTAGCCAGCGGGCAAAATCAAGTACTAACTATTCCCAGCGAATTTACTCTGCCCAGCAGCGAAGTCCTGTTACGCAAAGAAGGAAACCGACTCATCATTGAACCTATCCAACCTGGCTCTTTACTTGCGCTGTTGTCAACATTAGAAGACATAGCCGATCCCTTCCCTGATACAGACGCAGAAACACTATCCCTAGATGATATTATGCTTTAG
- a CDS encoding Uma2 family endonuclease, which yields MIQTLEQCTYTHEEYLEFELASEERHEYVNGEIYLITGGTPNHNEIAINLAALLKSALRGKPYRIFGADQ from the coding sequence ATGATACAAACACTTGAGCAATGCACCTATACCCATGAAGAATACCTAGAATTTGAACTGGCTTCAGAAGAACGCCATGAGTATGTAAACGGAGAAATTTACCTCATTACTGGAGGTACACCTAACCATAATGAAATAGCCATCAACCTAGCCGCCTTACTGAAATCTGCTTTGCGAGGCAAGCCCTACCGAATTTTCGGAGCCGATCAGTAG
- a CDS encoding PIN domain-containing protein — MVKSYNLYLDVCCLNRPFDDWSQERVRLEGEVILSILARVEAKQWQITSSEAVEVELMRMTNLEKLKNVRRLLSLAHQVIFLDSSIDQRSQDLESLGFGLYDSFHIACAEIAKVDVLLTTDDRLLRKAKSYSSGLNVTVENPVNWLMSIFQNEGESNHDTP, encoded by the coding sequence ATGGTAAAAAGCTACAACCTTTATCTAGATGTATGCTGCCTCAATCGCCCCTTTGACGACTGGTCACAAGAACGGGTGCGTTTAGAGGGTGAAGTAATTTTGTCGATCTTAGCCAGAGTTGAGGCAAAACAGTGGCAGATCACTTCCAGTGAAGCCGTAGAGGTAGAACTGATGCGAATGACTAACCTTGAAAAGTTGAAGAATGTCCGACGACTTCTCAGCCTTGCCCATCAAGTCATTTTCCTTGACAGTAGCATCGACCAACGCTCTCAAGACTTAGAAAGTCTAGGCTTTGGACTCTATGACTCCTTTCACATTGCTTGTGCTGAAATAGCTAAAGTCGATGTATTACTCACAACAGATGATCGCTTACTTAGAAAAGCCAAGTCTTACTCCAGCGGACTAAACGTTACCGTTGAAAATCCTGTTAATTGGCTAATGTCAATTTTTCAAAATGAAGGAGAATCCAATCATGACACCCCTTGA
- a CDS encoding type II toxin-antitoxin system VapC family toxin — protein sequence MNGKFLLDTNIVIALFANEATIKSNLTQASEVFIPSIVIGELYYGARKSGRIEANLARIDDFVDGSTILACDTETARQYGEVKNNLRLKGRPLPENDIWIAALSLQHNLILVTRDAHFKEVENLRNIAW from the coding sequence ATGAATGGTAAATTTTTGCTCGATACCAATATCGTCATTGCCCTTTTTGCTAACGAGGCAACCATCAAAAGCAATCTTACTCAAGCCAGCGAAGTCTTTATTCCAAGTATTGTCATTGGCGAATTGTATTACGGAGCCAGGAAATCAGGTCGAATTGAAGCAAATTTAGCTAGAATCGACGATTTCGTTGATGGCAGCACGATATTAGCGTGTGATACTGAAACAGCTCGACAATACGGCGAAGTCAAAAATAACTTGAGACTCAAAGGCCGACCATTGCCTGAAAATGACATCTGGATTGCAGCCCTTTCACTACAGCATAATCTAATTTTAGTAACACGAGATGCCCATTTCAAAGAAGTAGAGAATCTACGAAACATAGCATGGTGA
- a CDS encoding XisH family protein, protein MSRRDDLHFALRRTLEKDGWIITDDPLILVLEKTLLKADLGAEKFFTAEKAGRKIAVEVKDFDSASVISELEKTMGQLQLYQWALEEQEPERRLFLAVSQDIYIRHFQKPIFQLAVQRNKINLLVYDPNQEAILQWISH, encoded by the coding sequence ATGTCTAGACGAGATGATTTACATTTTGCCCTACGTCGCACCCTAGAAAAAGATGGGTGGATAATCACAGACGACCCATTAATTTTAGTCTTAGAGAAAACCCTGTTAAAAGCCGACCTAGGAGCCGAGAAGTTCTTCACTGCTGAAAAAGCAGGCCGTAAAATAGCCGTTGAAGTCAAAGATTTCGATTCAGCTTCCGTAATTAGCGAACTAGAAAAAACAATGGGCCAGCTTCAGCTCTATCAGTGGGCCTTAGAAGAACAAGAGCCAGAACGAAGATTGTTCCTAGCCGTAAGTCAAGATATCTATATCCGGCATTTTCAGAAGCCGATTTTCCAGCTAGCCGTACAGCGTAATAAAATTAATTTATTAGTTTACGACCCTAACCAGGAGGCCATCCTACAATGGATCAGTCATTAA
- a CDS encoding type II toxin-antitoxin system PemK/MazF family toxin produces MMNPNCGEIWLVDLDPTRGQEIQKTRPVVVISTDLFAPLPLRIIIPITSWQDRFDHRPFMVKLIATKTNGLARDSAANVLQIRSLSTQRFVKCLGQIEPESMTEILAGLVICVDYEGNP; encoded by the coding sequence ATGATGAACCCTAACTGTGGCGAAATCTGGTTGGTAGACCTCGACCCCACTCGTGGCCAAGAAATTCAGAAAACTCGACCTGTAGTCGTCATCAGCACCGATCTATTTGCCCCGCTTCCCCTTCGCATTATCATCCCTATCACCAGTTGGCAAGATAGATTTGATCACCGCCCCTTCATGGTCAAGTTAATCGCTACTAAAACCAACGGACTCGCTAGAGACTCCGCCGCCAACGTCTTACAAATTCGTAGCTTATCTACCCAGCGCTTCGTCAAATGTCTAGGACAAATAGAGCCAGAGTCCATGACTGAAATCCTCGCCGGATTAGTGATCTGTGTTGATTACGAAGGAAATCCTTAA
- a CDS encoding DUF6602 domain-containing protein: MHTEETNNLFTNFFSSYDNELKSRMKRLDQLISRDHWLSVGNYKESILRQLIANVIPRKHEVSTGFILAADNLGNPIKSKQIDILIWNSYDYAPVFRDGDFVIVPPEACKATIEVKGRLTRDELKKSLRSSDAIFEFARTPLSQNMKIKKYIFSFDSYRLHFPGGVFDGLSRYYYKQATMPMSERMKCIQSRWPSDISWSLFSVDAIFILGKGAILQEPKNFGGTPHLTFEAYKTCNEDGDDHTYAFFEHEIHRSISTIHDSGLYYMKQPGLQSVAQNINISKYPGKSTMMLPELNPNIYWGDFLEDTIYRPKLA; the protein is encoded by the coding sequence ATGCACACAGAGGAAACCAATAACCTTTTCACAAACTTCTTTTCATCCTATGACAATGAACTTAAAAGCCGAATGAAGCGCTTAGATCAGCTCATAAGCCGTGATCATTGGCTTAGCGTCGGCAATTACAAGGAATCCATTCTTAGACAGCTTATTGCAAATGTAATTCCCAGGAAGCACGAAGTCAGCACTGGATTTATACTTGCAGCAGATAATTTAGGAAATCCAATTAAATCAAAACAAATAGATATTCTAATATGGAATTCTTATGATTATGCTCCAGTTTTTAGAGATGGGGATTTTGTTATAGTTCCACCTGAAGCCTGCAAAGCAACTATTGAGGTAAAAGGCAGATTGACGAGGGATGAACTGAAAAAGTCTCTTCGGAGTTCAGATGCAATTTTTGAATTTGCTAGAACACCTCTCTCTCAAAACATGAAAATTAAAAAATATATTTTCTCCTTTGATTCTTATCGCCTTCACTTCCCTGGAGGTGTATTTGACGGTCTTTCTCGCTACTATTACAAACAGGCAACAATGCCTATGTCAGAGAGAATGAAATGTATTCAGTCGAGATGGCCTAGCGACATATCATGGTCTTTATTTTCTGTTGATGCAATATTTATTTTAGGAAAAGGTGCAATTTTGCAAGAACCCAAAAATTTTGGTGGTACGCCGCACCTTACCTTTGAAGCTTATAAAACTTGTAATGAAGACGGTGATGATCATACTTATGCTTTTTTTGAGCATGAGATTCATAGATCTATTAGCACTATTCACGATTCGGGACTTTACTACATGAAACAACCCGGCTTACAATCTGTCGCACAAAATATTAATATCTCTAAGTACCCAGGCAAAAGTACCATGATGCTTCCAGAATTGAATCCAAACATCTATTGGGGCGATTTTCTAGAGGATACAATCTATAGACCCAAACTAGCATAA
- a CDS encoding type II toxin-antitoxin system VapC family toxin yields the protein MTYQYLLDTNILSDLVRHPQGQVFQQITKVGEESVCTSIVVACELRFGAVKSSSSRLIQQVERILDVLPILPLTTPIDHHYAEIRHHLEQLGIPIGPNDLLIAAHTLSLELTLITANTREFERIPNLQIDNWL from the coding sequence ATGACCTATCAATATCTGCTCGACACTAACATTCTGTCAGACCTAGTAAGACACCCCCAAGGACAGGTCTTTCAGCAAATCACCAAGGTCGGTGAAGAAAGCGTTTGCACCAGCATCGTTGTAGCCTGTGAACTCCGGTTCGGCGCAGTTAAAAGTAGTTCCTCCCGCTTAATTCAGCAAGTAGAACGCATCCTTGATGTTTTACCTATTTTGCCGCTAACCACTCCAATAGATCACCACTATGCTGAAATTCGTCACCATTTAGAGCAACTTGGAATCCCAATCGGGCCAAACGATCTTCTGATTGCAGCCCATACCCTTTCCCTGGAACTTACACTCATCACCGCAAATACTCGCGAATTTGAACGTATACCTAACTTGCAGATCGATAATTGGCTATAA